The Fulvivirga maritima genome segment TTACCAACCTTTCTGATAACAGTGAAATGTGGGTGTACTTTAACGTACCAGAGGCAGAATACCTTGATTATAAAACTAAAGTAAAAGGAGACAGCACCATGAATGTGAAGCTCCTTATGGCTAATAATAAGATTTTTGGCTACCCTGGAGAGGTTAAAACTATTGAAGCTGACTTTAATAACGAAACAGGTAACATCCCTTTCAGAGCTACCTTCCCTAACCCCGATAGACTCCTGAGACACGGAGAAACAGGTAGTATTTTAATGACTAAAGAACTTAAAAATGCCTTATTAATCCCTCAGAAAGCCACTTTTGAGGTGTTAGAGAAGAAATATGTTTTTGTAATTACTGATGAGAATGTAGTGAAGGCAAGACCTATCACTATAAAAGCAGAAATGCCTCACCTATATGCCATACAAGATGGCCTAAAAGAAGGCGACAAAATACTTTTAGAAGGCCTTCGCCTGGTAGAAGATGGAGACGAAATCGAATATGATTTTGTGAAACCACAAACAGCTATTAATAGCCTGGATCTCTACGCCGAGTAATCAAGTATTACAATAAAGACACGATTTTATGTTTAAAAAGATAATACACCGGCCGGTATTTGCCATAGTCATATCGGTCATAATAGTTTTTATAGGTACGCTGGCTATCAATCAGCTGCCTATTTCGCAATATCCACAGATAGCCCCAACCACCGTAAACGTAGCCATAGCCTACCCTGGTGCCAGTGCTGATGTGCTAGTAAAATCTACCCTGATCACCCTGGAGAATTCCATTAACGGCACACAGGGCATGAGATATATGGCCACCGATGCCACCAGTGCTGGTGAGGCCACTTTAAGGTTAATTTTTGAACCAGGCACAGACCCTAACCAGGCCGTAATACGGGTAAAAACCCGGGTAGACCGCGTAATGCCACTACTACCTGAACTGGTACAGCGAGAAGGTGTGGTTATTACCCCAATACAGCCTAGTATGTTGATGTATGTTAACATCTATGGTAAGGATAAAAGCATGGATGAGAAGTTTCTCTACAACTATGCTAACGTGCAAATGGTGCCGGAGCTTAACCGAACAAAAGGGGTAGCAAACTCTCAGATACTTGGTAGCCGTAGGTACGCCATGCGGGTATGGCTTAACCCTGACAGAATGAGGGCTTATAACATTTCTGTAGATGAAGTGATGGAAGCCATGGCAGAGCAAAGTATAGTAGGTAGACCTGGTAGGCTGGGTCGTAGTTCAGGTATTGAATCTCAGTCATTAGAATATGTGCTGACCTATAAAGGCCGTTTGAGCGACCCTAAAGAATATGAAGATATCATAATAAGAGCGAATGCTGAGGGTGAAAGTATACACCTGAGAGATGTAGCTAAAGTAGAGCTAGGAAGTGAGTTTTTTGATATTTATTCTAACCTTGACGGACACCCTTCGGCATCTATTGTATTAAAGCAAAACTACGGTAGTAACGCCAGCGAAGTAATCTCCTCAGTGAAAGAAAAGCTGAAAGAAATGGAGAAGAACTTCCCTCCAGGACTTGAGTATAAAATCACTTATGACGTATCTAAATTCCTGGATGCTTCCATAGAACAAGTAATTCATACCTTACGAGATGCCTTCATTCTTGTAGCCATCGTAGTGTTTATATTCCTAGGCGACTGGAGATCTACCCTGATCCCGATTCTGGCAGTGCCGGTATCATTAGTAGGAGCCTTTTTCGTAATACAGTTTTTCGGGCTTTCCATTAACCTGGTTACGCTTTTTGCTCTGGTACTCGCTATTGGTATAGTGGTAGATGATGCCATTGTGGTAGTAGAAGCGGTACACGCCAAAATGGAAGAAAAGCATCTCAATCCGTATAAAGCGGTAAAAGAGGTAATGGGAGAAATCAGTGGTGCTATCATAGCTATTACTGCAGTAATGGTATCTGTGTTCTTACCTATATCATTTATGTCTGGCCCAGTAGGTACATTCTACCGTCAGTTCTCTATCACTATGGCCAGTTCTATAGTTATCTCAGCACTCATAGCTTTAACGCTTACGCCGGTACTTTGTGCCATGCTATTGAAAAACAATCATGGTAAAGAAAGGAAGAGAAATATCCTTAACCGCGGGCTGGATAGCTTTAACAGAGGCTTTGAGAAGCTTACAGGTAGGTATGCGAATTTATTGAAGAAGATTGTTAACCGAAAAGCCGTAACCTGGGGAGTACTTTTATTATTCTGTGCGGGTATATTCTTTGTTAACAAAATATTACCTGGCGGATTTATTCCTAGTGAAGACCAGGGAACTATCTATGCCATTATACAAACACCTCCGGGAGCTACACTAGAAAGAACCAATGAGGTTTCTCGAAACTTACAGAAGATATGTGAAGAAATAGACGGAGTAGAATCTGTAACCTCACTAGCTGGTTATGAGATCATGACTGAAGGACGTGGTTCTAACGCAGGTACTTGTCTTATCAACTTAAAAGGTTGGTCAGAAAGAGAGCATTCTGTTACCGAGATCATGGAAGAGCTGGAAGAAAAATCAAAAGGACTAGGCGCTGTCATAGAATTTTTCGAACCACCAGCTATTCCTGGTTTCGGCTCTTCAGGTGGTTTTTCTATGCGTTTGCTAGACAAAACAACTGACACTGATTATCAGGATTTCGATAAAATCAATAAAGACTTCATCGCTAATCTTAAAAAGAGAAAAGAGCTTACCGGTGTATTCACCTTCTTCGCGGCTAACTATCCTCAGTATGAATTAGAGATAGACAACAAAGCAGCCATGCAAAAAGGCGTTTCTATAGGCGATGCTATGGAGAACCTTGACATTCTGATAGGTAGTACCTACGAGC includes the following:
- a CDS encoding efflux RND transporter permease subunit, whose protein sequence is MFKKIIHRPVFAIVISVIIVFIGTLAINQLPISQYPQIAPTTVNVAIAYPGASADVLVKSTLITLENSINGTQGMRYMATDATSAGEATLRLIFEPGTDPNQAVIRVKTRVDRVMPLLPELVQREGVVITPIQPSMLMYVNIYGKDKSMDEKFLYNYANVQMVPELNRTKGVANSQILGSRRYAMRVWLNPDRMRAYNISVDEVMEAMAEQSIVGRPGRLGRSSGIESQSLEYVLTYKGRLSDPKEYEDIIIRANAEGESIHLRDVAKVELGSEFFDIYSNLDGHPSASIVLKQNYGSNASEVISSVKEKLKEMEKNFPPGLEYKITYDVSKFLDASIEQVIHTLRDAFILVAIVVFIFLGDWRSTLIPILAVPVSLVGAFFVIQFFGLSINLVTLFALVLAIGIVVDDAIVVVEAVHAKMEEKHLNPYKAVKEVMGEISGAIIAITAVMVSVFLPISFMSGPVGTFYRQFSITMASSIVISALIALTLTPVLCAMLLKNNHGKERKRNILNRGLDSFNRGFEKLTGRYANLLKKIVNRKAVTWGVLLLFCAGIFFVNKILPGGFIPSEDQGTIYAIIQTPPGATLERTNEVSRNLQKICEEIDGVESVTSLAGYEIMTEGRGSNAGTCLINLKGWSEREHSVTEIMEELEEKSKGLGAVIEFFEPPAIPGFGSSGGFSMRLLDKTTDTDYQDFDKINKDFIANLKKRKELTGVFTFFAANYPQYELEIDNKAAMQKGVSIGDAMENLDILIGSTYEQGFIKFGRFFKVYVQSDPKFRRLPSDVLNLFIKNDHGEMVPYSAFMKLKKSQGPNEITRYNMYNSASIRGLPAKGYTTADAIEAIKEVAANTLPRGYDIAWEGLSYDEAQRGNESLYIFIIVSVFVYLVLAAQYESFILPLAVLLSLPMGIFGSFLLLKAMGLANDIYAQVGLIMLVGLLGKNAVLIVEFAVQKYREGFSIPDAAIEGARVRFRPILMTSFAFIAGLIPLILAHGAGAIGNHTIGSSALGGMLFGTIFGVIIIPGLYVIFGKIASGRKLIKDEDDNPLTEDYVHHK
- a CDS encoding efflux RND transporter periplasmic adaptor subunit, giving the protein MNKILMLMGLCALLCFTSCHSEKEKTEEEVKFSVTSPIRMDTSLTKEYVCQIKSIRHIELRAQEKGYLDDIYVDEGQNVKKGQLLFQIMPKLYEAEKLKAKAEAKAAEIELRNTQSLADSNIVSPNELALAQAKFEQANAELKLADVHLGFTQIRAPFDGIIDRFHVRPGSLINEEDLLTNLSDNSEMWVYFNVPEAEYLDYKTKVKGDSTMNVKLLMANNKIFGYPGEVKTIEADFNNETGNIPFRATFPNPDRLLRHGETGSILMTKELKNALLIPQKATFEVLEKKYVFVITDENVVKARPITIKAEMPHLYAIQDGLKEGDKILLEGLRLVEDGDEIEYDFVKPQTAINSLDLYAE